The following coding sequences are from one Arthrobacter crystallopoietes window:
- a CDS encoding MFS transporter has protein sequence MFRSLQFFNYRIWFVGAIVSNIGTWMQRTAQDWLVYDILTKQDAAAMGIVMALQLGPQLLMAPWSGLIADSFNRRHLLMITQISMALLGLGLGIMVITGVVELWHVYAFALALGMVSSVDAPARQTFVSELVRDDFLPNAVALNSTSFNLARMVGPAVSGVLTVAVGPGWVFLINAATFGAMIAALLVIRGSELRSLPKAAKGKGRIREGFRYVRHRPDLMVVMTAIFIIGTFGLNFAIYIAAMARTEFGGHAGDFGLLSSVMAVGSVMGSLLAARRDRPRLRFIFGAAAAFAVACTAAALAPNAWLFGLALVPIGVSALTIMTSANAYVQTNTDQVMRGRVMALYMAIFMGGTPIGAPIVGAVTDVFGPRWGLGVGALAGLAAALVGFIWAWRAKQMRFQFDRTAKRKLRITYLQQQP, from the coding sequence ATGTTCCGTTCGCTGCAGTTCTTCAACTACCGCATCTGGTTTGTGGGGGCGATCGTCTCCAACATAGGCACCTGGATGCAGCGGACCGCCCAGGACTGGCTGGTCTACGACATCCTGACCAAGCAGGACGCTGCTGCCATGGGCATCGTCATGGCGCTTCAGCTCGGTCCGCAGCTGCTCATGGCTCCATGGTCGGGACTGATCGCGGACAGTTTCAACCGGCGCCACCTGCTCATGATCACCCAGATTTCCATGGCACTGCTGGGCCTTGGGCTGGGCATCATGGTGATCACGGGCGTTGTGGAGCTCTGGCACGTCTACGCCTTCGCCCTGGCCCTGGGCATGGTGTCCTCCGTGGATGCCCCCGCCCGGCAGACCTTTGTCTCGGAGCTCGTCCGCGATGACTTCCTGCCCAACGCCGTCGCGCTGAACAGCACTTCCTTCAACCTGGCCCGCATGGTGGGGCCGGCCGTTTCGGGCGTGCTCACGGTCGCCGTCGGGCCTGGCTGGGTTTTCCTGATCAACGCGGCAACGTTCGGTGCGATGATCGCCGCACTGCTGGTGATCCGCGGCAGCGAGCTGCGTTCGCTGCCCAAGGCTGCCAAGGGCAAGGGCAGGATCCGCGAGGGGTTCCGCTATGTGCGGCACCGGCCGGACCTGATGGTCGTCATGACGGCGATCTTCATCATCGGAACCTTCGGACTGAACTTCGCCATCTATATTGCAGCCATGGCCCGGACCGAATTCGGCGGGCACGCCGGCGACTTCGGTCTGCTGTCGTCCGTCATGGCCGTCGGTTCGGTCATGGGGTCACTGCTCGCTGCACGCCGCGACCGGCCCCGGCTGCGGTTCATTTTCGGAGCCGCTGCAGCCTTCGCGGTCGCCTGCACGGCGGCAGCCTTGGCACCCAACGCCTGGTTGTTCGGCCTGGCCCTCGTGCCCATCGGGGTCTCCGCGCTGACCATCATGACCAGTGCGAACGCCTACGTGCAGACCAACACGGACCAGGTGATGCGTGGACGGGTGATGGCCCTGTATATGGCGATTTTCATGGGCGGAACCCCGATCGGTGCTCCCATCGTCGGCGCCGTCACCGATGTATTCGGGCCCCGGTGGGGCCTGGGCGTGGGGGCGCTTGCCGGACTGGCCGCGGCACTGGTCGGTTTCATCTGGGCATGGCGCGCCAAGCAAATGCGTTTCCAGTTCGACCGCACTGCCAAACGGAAGCTGCGCATTACTTATCTGCAGCAACAGCCGTAG
- the serC gene encoding phosphoserine transaminase, whose protein sequence is MSDHQSISIPADLLPRDGRFGAGPSKIRSEQIDAVVAAGRDLLGTSHRQAPVKNLVGSVREGLQTFFQAPEGYEVILGLGGATAFWDVATFGLVENKAQHLSFGEFSSKFASATNKAPFLAESSIIKAETGSLPSPKAEAGVDVYAWAQNETSTGVAAPVKRVAGADEGSLVLVDATSAAGGLHVDVSESDVYYFSPQKNFASDGGIWLGLFSPAALERAEKIGGTDRWIPDFLNLQTAIDNSLKNQTYNTPALTTLVTLNNQIEWLNGNGGLEFAAKRTADSAGRVYSWAEASDVATPYVVNPEHRSNVIATVDFDDSVDAAAVAKVLRANGVVDVEPYRKLGRNQLRIATFVAIEPEDVSALLNCVDYVIEQLNG, encoded by the coding sequence ATGAGCGACCACCAGTCAATAAGCATTCCCGCAGACCTGCTCCCCCGCGACGGTCGTTTCGGTGCCGGGCCGTCCAAGATCCGCTCCGAACAGATCGACGCGGTCGTGGCGGCCGGCCGGGATCTGCTGGGCACCTCCCACCGCCAGGCCCCGGTCAAGAACCTTGTGGGCAGCGTGCGCGAGGGTCTTCAGACGTTCTTCCAGGCTCCCGAGGGCTATGAAGTCATCCTCGGCCTCGGCGGGGCCACTGCTTTCTGGGACGTTGCAACTTTCGGCCTGGTCGAGAACAAGGCGCAGCACCTCTCCTTCGGAGAATTCAGCTCCAAGTTTGCCTCGGCCACGAACAAGGCCCCCTTCCTGGCGGAATCCTCCATCATTAAGGCGGAGACCGGCTCCCTGCCCAGCCCGAAGGCGGAAGCCGGCGTAGACGTCTACGCCTGGGCGCAGAACGAAACCTCCACCGGCGTCGCCGCTCCGGTCAAGCGCGTGGCCGGCGCGGACGAAGGGTCGCTGGTACTCGTCGACGCCACCTCCGCCGCCGGCGGGCTGCACGTAGACGTCTCCGAGAGCGACGTTTACTACTTCTCGCCGCAGAAAAACTTCGCGTCCGACGGCGGTATCTGGCTGGGCCTGTTCTCCCCTGCAGCGCTGGAACGCGCCGAAAAGATCGGCGGCACCGACCGCTGGATCCCGGACTTCCTCAACCTGCAGACGGCGATCGACAACTCGCTGAAGAACCAGACCTACAACACGCCGGCGCTGACCACACTGGTGACACTGAACAACCAGATCGAGTGGCTCAATGGCAACGGCGGCCTGGAGTTCGCCGCCAAGCGCACGGCCGATTCCGCCGGCCGCGTCTACAGCTGGGCCGAAGCATCCGACGTCGCAACGCCCTATGTGGTCAATCCCGAGCACCGGTCGAACGTCATTGCCACGGTGGACTTCGATGACTCGGTCGATGCCGCCGCGGTCGCCAAGGTCCTGCGTGCCAACGGCGTGGTGGATGTTGAGCCGTACCGCAAGCTCGGCCGCAACCAGCTGCGCATCGCCACCTTCGTCGCGATCGAGCCGGAGGACGTCAGTGCCCTGCTCAACTGCGTGGACTACGTGATTGAGCAGCTGAACGGCTGA
- a CDS encoding metal-dependent transcriptional regulator, which yields MTDLIDTTEMYLRTILELEEENIVALRARIAERLRHSGPTVSQTVGRMERDGLVVVSGDRHLELTENGRRRATEVMRKHRLAERLLADVIGLDWAYVHDEACRWEHVMSERVEQRLYELLGKPTESPYGNPIPGLEALGGKPAEQFINGVVNLTEAMRKYQPSDTVTIIRLAEPIQVEPELLLQLDEGGLKPGAKLQLESVGEYISVRVPGIEGALELPPEVAAHIFVAFDTVPAGNA from the coding sequence GTGACTGATCTCATCGACACAACCGAGATGTACCTTCGGACCATTCTCGAGTTGGAAGAAGAGAACATCGTTGCCCTGCGGGCCCGCATTGCGGAGCGCCTGCGCCATTCCGGACCTACCGTTTCCCAGACCGTGGGGCGGATGGAGCGTGACGGGCTGGTTGTTGTCTCCGGAGACCGACACCTGGAGCTTACGGAGAACGGCCGGCGCCGCGCCACCGAGGTGATGCGCAAACACCGGCTGGCCGAACGGCTCCTTGCGGATGTCATCGGTCTGGACTGGGCTTATGTCCACGACGAAGCGTGCCGGTGGGAGCATGTGATGAGCGAGCGCGTGGAGCAGCGCCTCTATGAGCTGCTGGGCAAACCAACCGAGTCGCCCTACGGCAATCCCATCCCGGGGCTCGAGGCCTTGGGCGGAAAGCCTGCTGAGCAGTTCATTAACGGTGTTGTTAATCTCACAGAGGCCATGCGGAAGTACCAGCCGTCGGACACCGTGACCATTATCCGGCTGGCCGAGCCGATCCAAGTGGAGCCGGAGTTGCTCCTCCAGCTTGATGAAGGCGGCCTGAAACCCGGGGCCAAGCTGCAGCTGGAATCCGTCGGCGAATACATCTCAGTACGTGTTCCGGGGATCGAGGGCGCCCTCGAACTGCCGCCCGAGGTGGCTGCCCACATCTTTGTGGCGTTCGACACCGTCCCAGCTGGAAACGCTTAA
- a CDS encoding M23 family metallopeptidase, with protein MATASGMALTVLLPTTAGASASGEPAVDAAAAEVAAVAAAPVTAAAEVDLHFQRAGLTSNFDPDTKLEQVMVASGGDAKAVSSEGTLSQPMAMDSMKMTSPFGMRVNPVTGYAGEMHTGQDYGAACGSPVYSAAGGTVKEAGWFGGYGNRVVVDHGNGLETTYNHLTSISAKVGDAVSRGDLLAQSGTTGNSTGCHLHFEVVVNGDMVDPKGWL; from the coding sequence GTGGCAACCGCATCCGGCATGGCGCTTACTGTCCTGCTGCCCACCACTGCAGGTGCCTCTGCATCCGGCGAACCCGCCGTTGACGCGGCAGCAGCCGAGGTCGCTGCCGTCGCCGCAGCGCCCGTAACAGCGGCAGCGGAAGTAGACCTGCACTTCCAGCGCGCGGGCCTGACGAGCAATTTCGATCCCGACACCAAACTTGAACAGGTCATGGTGGCATCCGGCGGCGATGCCAAGGCGGTCAGCAGCGAAGGAACGCTGTCCCAGCCCATGGCAATGGACAGCATGAAGATGACCTCGCCCTTCGGTATGCGAGTTAACCCGGTAACCGGATATGCCGGTGAAATGCACACCGGCCAGGACTACGGCGCAGCCTGCGGCTCGCCGGTCTACTCGGCCGCTGGCGGCACGGTCAAGGAAGCCGGCTGGTTTGGCGGCTACGGCAACCGCGTCGTAGTGGACCACGGCAACGGCCTGGAGACCACGTACAACCACCTGACAAGCATTAGCGCCAAGGTCGGCGACGCTGTCAGCCGTGGGGATTTGTTGGCTCAAAGCGGAACGACCGGTAATTCCACCGGCTGCCATCTCCACTTTGAGGTAGTTGTCAATGGCGACATGGTTGACCCCAAGGGTTGGCTGTAA
- a CDS encoding NlpC/P60 family protein, whose translation MSKNTAALGRHRAVPVRTSPLETISKAVSSNAGSVGRQAAVIAAASGLVLSVGVPAQATNIEREASVQAAAAAPSRVQVEAVQASGAVELDLERSGVTSTPAPVVEEPEPVVEAVAEEVAPVVEEAEQVVAPVEKAEEAPKPEAKADVAASGIGAALVASAYGQIGVSQDCTAMVENALRSAGISVGDLAPAQFMAYGTQVSTPQPGDMIYYDDAGAGVPHIAIYVGNGQAIHGGWTGYTTALADAYIGSGPVFIRPNG comes from the coding sequence GTGTCTAAGAACACTGCTGCTTTGGGCCGCCACCGTGCTGTGCCCGTCCGTACCAGCCCGTTGGAGACTATTTCCAAGGCTGTTTCTTCGAATGCCGGTTCCGTGGGCCGCCAGGCTGCTGTGATTGCTGCCGCGTCCGGTCTGGTTCTTTCGGTCGGCGTTCCGGCGCAGGCGACCAATATTGAGCGTGAGGCTTCGGTCCAGGCTGCTGCTGCGGCTCCGTCGCGGGTGCAGGTTGAGGCTGTGCAGGCTTCTGGTGCTGTTGAGCTGGATCTTGAGCGTTCGGGTGTGACCTCGACGCCTGCTCCGGTGGTTGAAGAGCCGGAGCCTGTGGTTGAGGCTGTGGCCGAGGAAGTCGCTCCGGTGGTTGAGGAAGCCGAGCAGGTTGTTGCCCCGGTTGAGAAGGCCGAGGAAGCGCCGAAGCCCGAGGCGAAGGCTGATGTTGCTGCCAGCGGTATTGGTGCCGCTTTGGTGGCGTCGGCTTATGGCCAGATCGGTGTGTCGCAGGACTGCACTGCGATGGTGGAGAACGCGCTGCGTTCGGCCGGTATTTCCGTGGGCGATCTGGCTCCGGCGCAGTTCATGGCGTACGGTACCCAGGTTTCGACGCCGCAGCCGGGCGACATGATCTACTACGACGATGCCGGCGCCGGTGTGCCGCACATCGCGATTTACGTGGGCAACGGCCAGGCCATCCATGGTGGTTGGACCGGTTACACGACCGCGCTGGCCGATGCCTACATCGGTTCGGGCCCGGTCTTCATCCGCCCCAACGGCTAA
- a CDS encoding NlpC/P60 family protein, whose translation MSKNTAALGRHRAVPVRTSPLETISKAVSSNAGSVGRQAAVIAAASGLVLSVGVPAQATNIEREASVQAAAAAPSRVQVEAVQASGAVELDLERSGVTSTPAPVVEEPEPVVEAVAEEVAPVVEEAEQVVAPVEKAEEAPKPEAKADVAASGIGAALVASAYGQIGVSQDCTAMVENALRSAGISVGDLAPAQFMAYGTQVSTPQPGDMIYYDDAGAGVPHIAIYVGNGQAIHGGWTGYTTALADAYIGSGPVFIRPNG comes from the coding sequence GTGTCTAAGAACACTGCTGCTTTGGGCCGCCACCGTGCTGTGCCCGTCCGTACCAGCCCGTTGGAGACTATTTCCAAGGCTGTTTCTTCGAATGCCGGTTCCGTGGGCCGCCAGGCTGCTGTGATTGCTGCCGCGTCCGGTCTGGTTCTTTCGGTCGGCGTTCCGGCGCAGGCGACCAATATTGAGCGTGAGGCTTCGGTCCAGGCTGCTGCTGCGGCTCCGTCGCGGGTGCAGGTTGAGGCTGTGCAGGCTTCTGGTGCTGTTGAGCTGGATCTTGAGCGTTCGGGTGTGACTTCGACGCCTGCTCCGGTGGTTGAAGAGCCGGAGCCTGTGGTTGAGGCTGTGGCCGAGGAAGTCGCTCCGGTGGTTGAGGAAGCCGAGCAGGTTGTTGCCCCGGTTGAGAAGGCCGAGGAAGCGCCGAAGCCCGAGGCGAAGGCTGATGTTGCTGCCAGCGGTATTGGTGCCGCTTTGGTGGCGTCGGCTTATGGCCAGATCGGTGTGTCGCAGGACTGCACTGCGATGGTGGAGAACGCGTTGCGTTCGGCCGGTATTTCCGTGGGCGATCTGGCTCCGGCGCAGTTCATGGCGTACGGTACCCAGGTTTCGACGCCGCAGCCGGGGGACATGATCTACTACGACGATGCCGGCGCCGGTGTGCCGCACATCGCGATTTACGTGGGCAACGGCCAGGCCATCCATGGTGGTTGGACCGGTTACACGACCGCGCTGGCCGATGCCTACATCGGTTCGGGCCCGGTCTTCATCCGCCCCAACGGCTAA
- a CDS encoding HNH endonuclease: MRTLVLNAGYEPLAVVTFRRALLLVLTGKASIIAEDGEPVVGPNDIFGRPSVILLNRYIKIPYPQDMTVTRRGVLRRDNYECAYCGKTANTVDHVKPRSRGGIDSWENLVACCLRCNNAKGDRTLKQMGWHLRITPRAPRGSHWRIRELERPAPAWSEFLDSNPAA, translated from the coding sequence ATGCGCACACTCGTTCTGAACGCTGGATACGAACCGCTGGCGGTAGTGACCTTCCGCCGGGCGCTGCTTCTTGTGCTCACTGGTAAGGCGAGCATCATCGCTGAGGACGGTGAGCCTGTCGTCGGGCCCAATGACATCTTCGGTAGGCCATCGGTCATCCTGCTCAACCGTTACATCAAGATTCCCTATCCTCAGGACATGACAGTGACACGGCGGGGCGTGCTGCGCCGGGACAATTACGAGTGCGCGTACTGCGGGAAGACGGCCAATACCGTTGACCATGTGAAGCCGCGTTCGCGCGGCGGAATCGACAGTTGGGAAAACCTCGTCGCCTGTTGCCTGCGTTGCAACAATGCCAAGGGGGACCGGACATTGAAGCAGATGGGCTGGCATTTGCGCATAACCCCGCGCGCTCCCCGCGGCAGCCACTGGCGCATCCGTGAACTGGAGCGCCCGGCTCCGGCATGGAGCGAATTCCTCGACTCCAACCCGGCGGCTTGA
- the mobA gene encoding molybdenum cofactor guanylyltransferase, which translates to MSLSGFDAVILAGGRSSRLGGEPKALLRYNGQSLLRRTLDNVRAAGRIAVVGPDELRVEMDAFIDAEPETRVLLTREDPPFSGPAAGIGAAVNALLEGFANDDGGAALRAPLTLIFACDMPALGTLPQQLLDAAEQNPDVELVLPVDADGRTQPLASCIDSAALDAAVAGYGPDGLAGMPVRKLFEGLKSLKLPLASTATADVDTWDDAQRFGIAPPAP; encoded by the coding sequence ATGAGCCTGTCCGGATTCGACGCCGTCATCCTGGCTGGCGGCCGTTCCTCGCGATTGGGCGGCGAGCCCAAGGCCCTGCTCCGCTACAACGGCCAATCGCTGCTGCGCCGCACCTTGGACAACGTTCGAGCGGCCGGGCGCATCGCCGTCGTTGGTCCTGATGAGCTGCGCGTGGAAATGGATGCCTTCATCGATGCCGAGCCCGAAACAAGAGTGCTTCTCACACGTGAAGATCCTCCTTTTTCCGGCCCTGCGGCAGGAATCGGTGCGGCAGTCAACGCGCTGCTCGAAGGCTTTGCCAACGACGACGGCGGCGCCGCCCTCAGGGCGCCCCTGACGTTGATCTTCGCGTGCGACATGCCCGCATTGGGCACACTTCCGCAGCAGCTCCTTGACGCGGCCGAACAGAATCCGGATGTTGAGCTGGTACTGCCTGTGGACGCGGATGGCCGCACCCAACCCTTGGCGTCTTGCATCGACAGTGCGGCATTAGACGCAGCAGTGGCCGGATATGGCCCAGACGGGCTGGCCGGAATGCCGGTACGGAAGCTGTTCGAGGGGCTGAAATCACTGAAGCTCCCACTGGCATCGACCGCGACCGCGGACGTGGATACCTGGGATGACGCGCAACGCTTTGGCATAGCTCCGCCGGCACCGTAG
- a CDS encoding DUF6457 domain-containing protein → MLEPFVTELLAALEIEDTPVDLEAVLGLAGVAAHSVIRPAAPVTTFIVGYAAGLGAATGQAAPAVAMRAASRVADEVARRHATEGATGGTGATGATGAPGNGSAGNGTGETGQA, encoded by the coding sequence ATGCTTGAACCTTTCGTCACAGAGCTGCTCGCAGCCCTGGAGATCGAGGACACCCCGGTAGACCTTGAAGCCGTCCTGGGGCTGGCCGGAGTCGCGGCCCACAGCGTGATCCGTCCGGCAGCGCCCGTCACCACGTTTATCGTCGGTTATGCCGCAGGACTCGGTGCCGCCACCGGACAGGCAGCGCCGGCCGTGGCCATGCGTGCCGCCAGCCGAGTGGCGGATGAAGTCGCCCGTCGTCACGCTACCGAAGGAGCAACCGGAGGAACCGGAGCAACCGGAGCAACCGGAGCGCCGGGGAACGGAAGCGCCGGGAACGGAACTGGCGAGACCGGACAGGCGTGA
- a CDS encoding molybdopterin molybdotransferase MoeA: MSWDEARELAHKTGQDNRARPASMDLAHCVGLTLAHDVAAEFAVPHYASSAMDGWAIAGAPPWELALPGTALSPGHATPVVTGGLIPAGTEAVLRSEYGEMESVAEQTLLHRLQDVPATEPPPGRHIRPAGEEAVAGEQIIAAGTKLTPAHIAIAAVCGHDQLPVYPRPSAALLLTGDEVVTSGVPAPGQVRDTFGPTLPAIIHVLGGEASSSRRLPDDFEATRRAILECGGDVVVTTGGTGHSRADHLRRVLAELQAEVLAPSIRMRPGHPALMARLADGRTLIGLPGNPLAAMMALLTLGGPLLAGMTGRQLPDTGRVAAGARFAPLDGRDRLIPYAMTGVGAVPAGHVGSAMMRGLANADGVIVVPPEGAAVGQELRTLPLPW, translated from the coding sequence GTGAGCTGGGACGAGGCGCGCGAACTGGCTCATAAAACGGGGCAGGACAACCGCGCACGCCCCGCGTCCATGGACCTGGCCCACTGCGTGGGGCTCACGTTGGCGCACGATGTCGCCGCCGAGTTTGCCGTGCCGCATTATGCCTCTTCGGCGATGGATGGCTGGGCCATTGCCGGCGCCCCTCCGTGGGAGCTGGCCCTGCCCGGAACGGCGCTCTCTCCGGGGCACGCGACCCCTGTCGTCACCGGTGGGCTGATACCGGCCGGTACCGAAGCGGTGCTCCGGAGCGAATACGGCGAGATGGAAAGCGTTGCGGAGCAAACCCTCCTCCACCGCCTCCAGGACGTTCCAGCTACGGAGCCACCTCCCGGTCGGCATATTCGTCCCGCCGGGGAAGAAGCCGTTGCGGGGGAGCAGATCATCGCGGCCGGAACCAAGCTCACCCCCGCGCACATCGCCATTGCCGCAGTCTGCGGCCACGACCAGCTCCCGGTTTACCCGAGGCCATCGGCAGCGCTCTTGCTGACCGGGGACGAAGTGGTTACGTCCGGTGTTCCGGCGCCCGGCCAGGTCCGGGATACCTTCGGGCCAACCCTGCCGGCGATCATCCATGTCCTTGGGGGCGAAGCTTCCAGCTCGCGCCGGTTGCCGGATGACTTTGAGGCCACCCGTCGAGCCATTCTTGAGTGTGGCGGGGACGTTGTGGTCACCACCGGCGGAACCGGGCATTCACGGGCAGACCACCTGCGCCGGGTCCTGGCCGAACTGCAGGCCGAGGTCCTGGCTCCTTCCATCCGCATGCGCCCCGGCCACCCCGCGCTCATGGCCCGCCTCGCCGACGGGCGGACGCTGATAGGTCTGCCCGGGAATCCGCTCGCCGCCATGATGGCGCTGCTGACCCTCGGCGGACCCCTGCTCGCCGGCATGACCGGCAGGCAGCTTCCGGACACGGGCCGTGTTGCGGCGGGAGCGCGCTTCGCGCCGTTGGATGGCAGGGACCGATTGATTCCGTATGCCATGACGGGGGTGGGCGCTGTTCCCGCCGGCCATGTCGGTTCCGCCATGATGCGCGGGCTGGCCAACGCCGACGGCGTCATCGTGGTGCCTCCGGAAGGTGCCGCTGTTGGGCAGGAGCTGCGTACCCTGCCGCTGCCTTGGTGA
- the fdhD gene encoding formate dehydrogenase accessory sulfurtransferase FdhD, whose protein sequence is MGRVTQRRKVLRLSLDGQTNRRMDTLAAEEPLEIRLGAKAFSITMRTPGDDFDLVAGFLVSEGVVWEAAQLGAMRFCAGEDEQGRQTYNVIDAQLAPGVALPDTSLERHVYTSSSCGICGTASIDAVTKSSHFPILGADTADAGQDTGNDDGALAGNASPHLPLATLLSLPDKLRERQQVFDRTGGVHAAGLFSFDGELLCLREDVGRHNAVDKVVGWALREGRLPLSDTVLQVSGRASFELVQKAYLAGIPVLAAVSAPSSLAVELAEESGLTLAGFSRGNTVNIYAHPGRIIGAKVEIPL, encoded by the coding sequence ATGGGACGCGTAACCCAGCGCCGCAAGGTGCTCAGACTCAGCCTCGACGGCCAGACCAATCGCCGGATGGATACCCTCGCCGCGGAAGAGCCGTTGGAAATCAGGCTCGGTGCCAAAGCCTTCAGTATCACCATGCGCACTCCCGGGGACGACTTTGATCTGGTCGCCGGCTTCCTGGTTTCGGAAGGCGTGGTCTGGGAGGCCGCCCAGCTTGGCGCTATGCGCTTCTGCGCCGGCGAAGACGAACAAGGCCGCCAGACCTATAACGTGATCGACGCCCAGCTGGCTCCCGGCGTCGCGCTGCCGGACACCTCGTTGGAGCGCCACGTCTACACCTCGAGTTCGTGCGGGATCTGCGGAACGGCGTCCATCGACGCGGTCACCAAGAGCTCGCATTTTCCGATCCTGGGGGCGGACACAGCCGATGCTGGTCAGGACACAGGGAACGACGACGGCGCGCTCGCCGGCAACGCTTCGCCGCATTTGCCGTTGGCGACGCTGCTTTCCTTGCCCGACAAGCTGCGTGAGCGCCAACAGGTCTTCGACCGGACGGGCGGTGTCCATGCTGCTGGACTATTCAGCTTCGACGGTGAGCTGCTCTGCCTGCGGGAAGACGTCGGCCGGCACAACGCCGTCGACAAGGTGGTGGGCTGGGCATTGCGGGAAGGCCGGTTGCCCCTGAGCGACACCGTCCTGCAGGTTTCAGGCCGCGCTTCCTTCGAGCTCGTGCAGAAGGCCTACCTGGCCGGAATCCCCGTACTGGCCGCCGTCAGCGCGCCGTCATCACTCGCCGTCGAACTCGCGGAGGAGTCGGGACTGACGCTGGCCGGCTTCAGCCGAGGTAACACTGTGAATATTTATGCTCATCCAGGACGAATTATCGGAGCCAAGGTCGAGATTCCCCTGTGA